In a genomic window of Acipenser ruthenus chromosome 41, fAciRut3.2 maternal haplotype, whole genome shotgun sequence:
- the LOC131709092 gene encoding macrophage mannose receptor 1-like, with amino-acid sequence MCSLAFLIMSACTLIGGLSVCCPQRRYHVVRDVMTWDQARQHCQSNFTDLVSVPSEEEMKAVKALYKITDYSFWLGLHKNTVNLSWEWSTGEAFQYKNWASKEPAANGECGAINPNGFWETRPCDDLVRFICLAGPSAQCGQREYFLVHTVKNADEAREHCRSLYTDLVSITSQDVLLDIEQLMNKTTSNIDYWIGLRRDGGSWGWGNGETFNYSHWGEEQPKSDGTCVTSQLNFGAWQVNDCTDENNFICYKDLQDTTTVQSGSTRSPTTQPAASQTPDGGEQSQQPSTMGGTSPQASSPSHSNSWLPGTSPAVTGTPVPEELHLISDSMVWPEAWQYCRDHYTDLVSLTSLAAQNRVSELVRNSTASRFWIGLHRTVVYDKWYWVAGKDKRAPLNYTNWAPGEPNNPYYEHCGEMVLGEEGGAEWNDLCCYEKLPFICFKG; translated from the exons ATGTGCAGCCTGGCTTTCCTCATCATGTCCG ccTGCACCTTGATCGGGGGTCTCTCAGTCTGCTGCCCTCAAAGAAGATACCACGTCGTCAGAGATGTAATGACCTGGGACCAAGCTCGCCAACACTGTCAAAGTAATTTCACTGATCTGGTTAGCGTTCCCAGTGAAGAGGAAATGAAGGCAGTCAAGGCACTGTACAAGATCACAGATTACTCGTTTTGGCTGGGTCTACATAAAAACACAGTAAACTTGTCTTGGGAATGGTCAACAGGCGAGGCCTTTCAATACAAAAACTGGGCGAGTAAGGAACCAGCTGCTAACGGAGAGTGTGGAGCCATAAATCCCAATGGATTTTGGGAAACCAGACCTTGTGATGACCTTGTGAGGTTCATCTGTTTGGCAG gACCTTCTGCGCAGTGCGGTCAGAGGGAGTACTTCCTGGTTCACACAGTGAAGAATGCGGACGAAGCCAGAGAACACTGCAGATCTCTGTACACAGACCTGGTGAGCATCACAAGCCAAGACGTGCTCCTGGATATCGAACAGCTGATGAACAAAACCACTTCCAATATCGACTACTGGATAGGACTGAGGAGGGACGGTGGGTCTTGGGGCTGGGGAAACGGGGAAACTTTCAACTACAGCCACTGGGGAGAAGAACAGCCAAAGAGCGATGGAACCTGTGTGACCTCTCAATTGAATTTTGGGGCATGGCAGGTGAACGACTGCACTGACGAAAACAACTTCATCTGTTACAAAG ATCTACAGGACACCACCACTGTTCAGTCTGGCTCTACGAGATCTCCAACCACCCAGCCAGCCGCTTCCCAAACACCAGATGGAGGAGAACAATCCCAGCAGCCTTCCACGATGGGCGGCACCTCTCCTCAAGCCAGCTCCCCTTCACACTCCAACTCCTGGCTCCCTGGCACTTCACCCGCAGTAACAG GCACTCCAGTTCCTGAGGAGCTCCACCTGATCTCTGACAGTATGGTCTGGCCGGAGGCTTGGCAGTACTGCAGGGATCACTACACTGACCTAGTGAGCCTCACAAGCCTGGCTGCACAGAACAGAGTGTCGGAGCTCGTCAGGAACAGCACTGCGTCGCGATTCTGGATCGGCCTGCACAGAACCGTTGTGTATGATAAATGGTACTGGGTTGCTGGTAAGGATAAGAGGGCCCCCCTAAACTACACTAACTGGGCCCCTGGGGAGCCCAACAATCCTTACTATGAGCACTGTGGGGAGATGGtgctgggggaggaggggggggctgAGTGGAATGATCTGTGCTGCTATGAAAagctcccctttatctgtttcaaaGGTTAA
- the LOC131709093 gene encoding uncharacterized protein LOC131709093 isoform X2 translates to MRFQEYENSLIYWTFSQRSESSELASDGMIIVSQPERAARLEVLPDSSLRIHHLHTEDAGQYECQQYVNGQLYEGGTPVVLNLLTITADSSRDLKRGTALALQCTLVCNGGIADCRSVPDNVKLTWVDDEGTALQGDRFKITPSRTHSTLSLELQKSDHDRRWRCNLTEGGAVKASYSYTTTLTENLVLIATASAAAIALLIVLILAVAFCVWKRRRSDSDNHVQVEELTKESVSEIPAQVTGGAEENYSSIQFNNEERGPERSQAPAEESNGVIYSAIR, encoded by the exons ATGAGATTCCAGGAATATGAAAACTCTTTAATTTATTGGACCTTTAGTCAAAGATCTGAATCTTCTGAGCTGGCCTCGGATGGGATGATTATAGTCAGCCAGCCAGAGAGAGCTGCAAGACTGGAGGTGCTGCCTGACTCGTCTCTGCGGATACACCACCTGCACACAGAGGATGCCGGCCAGTATGAATGCCAACAATATGTAAATGGACAGCTTTATGAAGGAGGAACTCCAGTTGTTCTGAACCTGCTCACCA TTACAGCTGACTCAAGCAGAGACTTAAAGAGAGGCACTGCATTAGCTCTACAGTGCACCCTGGTGTGTAATGGTGGTATTGCAGACTGCAGGTCAGTTCCTGACAATGTTAAACTGACCTGGGTGGATGATGAAGGCACAGCCCTGCAGGGAGACAGGTTCAAGATAACTCCCAGCAGAACACATTCCACTCTGTCCCTGGAGCTGCAGAAATCAGACCATGACAGGAGATGGAGATGCAACCTAACTGAGGGGGGTGCAGTAAAGGCTTCGTATAGCTACACCACTACACTTACAG AAAATCTGGTATTGATTGCAACAGCTTCAGCGGCAGCCATCGCTCTCCTCATAGTTTTGATCCTCGCAGTTGCGTTCTGTGTTTGGAAGAGGAGGAGATCAGATTCAG ATAACCACGTCCAGGTTGAAGAATTAACGAAGGAGTCTGTCAGTGAGATTCCTGCTCAGGTTACG GGGGGCGCCGAGGAGAACTACTCCAGCATTCAGTTCAACAACGAGGAAAGAGGACCTGAAAGGAGTCAGGCTCCGGCGGAGGAAAGCAACGGCGTCATTTACTCTGCAATCAGATGA
- the LOC131709093 gene encoding uncharacterized protein LOC131709093 isoform X1: MEKQLCDLLVHLILLTWGFGAGVAGLDRYSSLGETVTLPCMRFQEYENSLIYWTFSQRSESSELASDGMIIVSQPERAARLEVLPDSSLRIHHLHTEDAGQYECQQYVNGQLYEGGTPVVLNLLTITADSSRDLKRGTALALQCTLVCNGGIADCRSVPDNVKLTWVDDEGTALQGDRFKITPSRTHSTLSLELQKSDHDRRWRCNLTEGGAVKASYSYTTTLTENLVLIATASAAAIALLIVLILAVAFCVWKRRRSDSDNHVQVEELTKESVSEIPAQVTGGAEENYSSIQFNNEERGPERSQAPAEESNGVIYSAIR; encoded by the exons ATGGAAAAGCAGCTCTGTGATTTACTTGTGCACCTGATTCTGCTTACCTGGGGTTTCGGAGCTGGTGTTGCTG GTTTGGACCGGTACTCGTCTCTGGGAGAGACTGTTACACTGCCTTGTATGAGATTCCAGGAATATGAAAACTCTTTAATTTATTGGACCTTTAGTCAAAGATCTGAATCTTCTGAGCTGGCCTCGGATGGGATGATTATAGTCAGCCAGCCAGAGAGAGCTGCAAGACTGGAGGTGCTGCCTGACTCGTCTCTGCGGATACACCACCTGCACACAGAGGATGCCGGCCAGTATGAATGCCAACAATATGTAAATGGACAGCTTTATGAAGGAGGAACTCCAGTTGTTCTGAACCTGCTCACCA TTACAGCTGACTCAAGCAGAGACTTAAAGAGAGGCACTGCATTAGCTCTACAGTGCACCCTGGTGTGTAATGGTGGTATTGCAGACTGCAGGTCAGTTCCTGACAATGTTAAACTGACCTGGGTGGATGATGAAGGCACAGCCCTGCAGGGAGACAGGTTCAAGATAACTCCCAGCAGAACACATTCCACTCTGTCCCTGGAGCTGCAGAAATCAGACCATGACAGGAGATGGAGATGCAACCTAACTGAGGGGGGTGCAGTAAAGGCTTCGTATAGCTACACCACTACACTTACAG AAAATCTGGTATTGATTGCAACAGCTTCAGCGGCAGCCATCGCTCTCCTCATAGTTTTGATCCTCGCAGTTGCGTTCTGTGTTTGGAAGAGGAGGAGATCAGATTCAG ATAACCACGTCCAGGTTGAAGAATTAACGAAGGAGTCTGTCAGTGAGATTCCTGCTCAGGTTACG GGGGGCGCCGAGGAGAACTACTCCAGCATTCAGTTCAACAACGAGGAAAGAGGACCTGAAAGGAGTCAGGCTCCGGCGGAGGAAAGCAACGGCGTCATTTACTCTGCAATCAGATGA